In Roseofilum reptotaenium CS-1145, a single genomic region encodes these proteins:
- a CDS encoding EAL domain-containing response regulator: protein MVCILVIEDNPEIISNVVEFLEAEDFETLSAENGRIGLELAFAHRVDLILCDVMMPELDGYGVLNALRQNPATATTPFVFLTAKGERQDLRTGMNLGADDYLIKPFTPDELLEAIAARLSRSAQLEQYDSLTGLPQISAFSQPEGFFTQAVAQSDLTRSLIPLMLIGLDRLERIQQAIGHRQGEEVLKVIAQRLTQLIQPLGGQVAKGNGGQFAVMLPPVADQSVATERAQEILEVINEPAIIGYHRAIVTASMGIGFYPLATSFDELQRQASIALGNVKSMGGNHYRVYVAPLFGLDQTRDLKLEEEFYQAWSTNRFEIRYQPRIEIKKRHCVSVVALLHWEHPLMGGIPENKLSQLITVCGLNLVLDQWILDQACQQIKTIEDRKQPLRIVIQVSEQLFNEDLLAIIDRTCQTHGFPTSRLDLEFAANTLLVAQNQNQMAATLRLAKQKGISITLKDLGHNNQFLNQLGSLAIDALKLDGSSMQHLQQNQPLIKAMIQLCHNWKLKAIAPEIATQEQQRFLQRHNCDLIQYQQSYDIKALKRRLLQRF from the coding sequence ATGGTTTGCATTCTCGTAATTGAAGATAATCCAGAAATTATCAGTAATGTGGTCGAATTTCTCGAAGCTGAGGACTTTGAAACCCTGAGTGCAGAGAATGGTCGTATCGGTCTAGAACTGGCTTTTGCCCATCGAGTAGACTTGATTCTCTGCGATGTAATGATGCCTGAACTTGATGGGTATGGAGTCTTAAATGCCTTGCGCCAAAATCCGGCTACGGCAACCACTCCCTTTGTCTTTCTGACTGCCAAAGGTGAACGACAAGACCTGCGAACCGGAATGAATTTAGGAGCTGATGATTATCTGATCAAACCTTTTACCCCTGATGAACTACTAGAGGCAATCGCTGCTCGTTTATCTCGCTCTGCCCAACTGGAACAGTATGATTCTCTCACCGGACTGCCTCAAATCAGTGCGTTTAGCCAACCGGAAGGGTTTTTTACTCAAGCAGTAGCCCAAAGTGATTTGACTCGTTCCCTGATTCCCCTGATGTTAATTGGATTAGATCGCTTAGAGCGTATTCAGCAAGCCATCGGTCATCGTCAAGGCGAGGAGGTCTTAAAAGTAATCGCCCAACGCCTCACCCAGTTGATCCAGCCTCTAGGAGGTCAGGTAGCCAAAGGGAATGGGGGGCAATTTGCAGTGATGTTACCCCCAGTAGCCGATCAAAGTGTGGCAACAGAGCGCGCTCAAGAGATTTTAGAGGTGATTAATGAACCAGCTATCATCGGCTATCATCGCGCGATCGTGACGGCTAGCATGGGGATCGGTTTCTATCCCTTAGCCACCAGTTTTGACGAACTGCAACGGCAAGCTAGTATTGCCCTCGGTAACGTGAAAAGTATGGGCGGTAATCATTATCGGGTTTACGTTGCGCCCTTATTTGGTCTTGACCAAACCAGAGACCTAAAACTCGAAGAAGAATTCTATCAAGCTTGGAGTACCAACCGCTTTGAAATCCGTTACCAACCCAGAATCGAGATTAAAAAACGCCACTGTGTTTCCGTCGTTGCGCTCTTGCACTGGGAACATCCCCTGATGGGGGGTATTCCTGAAAACAAATTGTCCCAATTAATCACAGTTTGCGGATTAAATTTGGTGTTAGACCAATGGATTCTAGACCAAGCCTGTCAACAAATCAAAACCATCGAAGACAGGAAACAACCCCTGCGCATTGTTATTCAGGTGTCTGAACAGCTTTTTAATGAAGACCTACTCGCGATTATCGATCGCACCTGTCAAACCCATGGTTTCCCTACTTCACGCCTAGACTTAGAATTTGCGGCGAATACTCTATTGGTTGCTCAAAATCAAAACCAAATGGCGGCTACCTTGAGATTAGCAAAGCAGAAAGGAATCTCAATTACCCTGAAAGACCTAGGTCACAACAACCAGTTTCTCAATCAGTTAGGCTCTCTTGCCATCGATGCTCTGAAACTTGATGGTAGCTCCATGCAACACCTTCAGCAAAATCAACCTCTGATTAAAGCCATGATTCAACTGTGCCATAACTGGAAATTGAAGGCGATCGCCCCTGAAATTGCCACCCAAGAACAGCAACGGTTTTTACAGCGCCATAACTGTGATTTAATCCAATATCAACAGTCCTATGATATCAAAGCGCTCAAAAGGCGTTTATTGCAACGGTTTTAA
- a CDS encoding S-layer homology domain-containing protein, producing MSLFPVMPIATLMVWATSPGLHIAQFSPSLETTAWQWIDWTQGNTTQRPLSQRPITLMFKEGKVSGFGGCNNYFSSYQVDGDQLMMPDPFGRTFKACGKLSDQEDQFLERLGQVDRYQINPDGELYLFYRHNGEMGQMRFSPIPESSSIQTSFTDIPLNYWAQDFIVALVERNLISGFPDGTFRPDTPVTRAEFASLLQKSFDLPQVRKRVRFRDVPQDFWAYSAIQYVVTTIPQLMGGYPEDKFHPEEPILRVEVLVSLANLLREVPEVDIIQMLENYEDREEIADYALEKVAIATQHQMVINYPQIGQLHPNRPATRAEVTALIYQGLVKTGQAPEVRSPYQVNP from the coding sequence ATGTCTCTATTTCCTGTCATGCCGATCGCGACCCTAATGGTATGGGCCACAAGCCCCGGTCTGCATATTGCCCAATTCTCCCCATCCCTAGAAACCACTGCTTGGCAATGGATCGATTGGACTCAAGGGAATACGACTCAACGCCCCCTTTCTCAACGTCCGATTACCTTGATGTTCAAAGAAGGCAAGGTAAGTGGATTTGGGGGATGTAATAATTATTTTTCTAGCTACCAAGTAGACGGCGATCAGCTCATGATGCCCGACCCGTTTGGACGCACGTTTAAAGCCTGTGGCAAGCTGTCTGACCAAGAAGACCAGTTTTTAGAGCGATTAGGGCAAGTCGATCGATATCAGATTAACCCCGATGGAGAATTGTATCTGTTTTATCGTCACAATGGGGAAATGGGACAAATGCGCTTTAGTCCCATTCCTGAGTCATCCTCAATACAGACTTCTTTTACCGATATTCCCCTCAACTATTGGGCCCAAGACTTTATTGTGGCCCTAGTTGAGCGTAATCTGATATCTGGGTTTCCTGATGGTACATTCCGCCCAGATACCCCAGTCACTCGCGCCGAATTTGCCAGTCTGCTCCAGAAAAGCTTTGATCTGCCCCAGGTGCGAAAGCGCGTCCGTTTTCGAGATGTGCCCCAAGATTTTTGGGCCTATAGTGCCATTCAGTATGTGGTGACCACTATTCCCCAGCTTATGGGGGGTTATCCAGAGGATAAGTTTCACCCAGAAGAGCCGATTTTGAGAGTTGAAGTACTGGTGAGCTTGGCTAATTTATTACGAGAAGTACCAGAGGTAGATATCATCCAAATGTTAGAGAACTATGAAGACCGAGAAGAAATCGCCGATTATGCCTTAGAAAAAGTAGCGATCGCCACTCAACATCAGATGGTGATCAATTATCCCCAAATTGGGCAACTCCATCCCAACCGACCGGCTACCCGTGCAGAAGTGACAGCCCTCATCTATCAAGGCTTAGTCAAAACCGGTCAAGCACCTGAAGTGCGATCGCCCTATCAGGTTAATCCTTAA